TTGCCAATGCTGCTACCAGAATAAATATAGAAGCCGCAGCCGTATAGATCAAAAATTTTGTAGCGGCGTAGCGTCGCTTCTGCCCTCCCCAAATACATATAAGTAGGTAGACAGGAATTAACTCTACTTCCCACATGATGAAAAACAGCAGCAAGTCTTTGGCGACAAATACCCCTATCTGCGCCGAGTACAACACCAGCATCAGAAAATAGAAAAGCCGGGGTCTGCGATCAACTTGCCAAGCCGAAAAAATCGCGAGTGTCGTCACCAGTCCAGCTAGAAGTACAAAGGGAACTGATAACCCATCCACGGCAACTGCCCAATTAAGTCCTAATTGCGGCATCCAGGTATAATTTTCTTCTAGTTGAAAAGTCGCATTGCTGGCATCATAATGGTGCCAAAAGGCATAGCACATCAAGATTAAGTCTACAACTCCCACACCCAATGCATACCATCGTACCCACTTGCCGTCTTTATCGGGTAGCACAGGGATAACCATAGCAGCAATGAATGGTAGCAGGACAATTGCGGTTAGCCAGGGAAATTGATCTGCCATCATATCACTAAGAAATAATACTTATTTAGAGATCATGTCATATTATTCAACTTTTTAATAATTATTTAATTTGTATTGACAATAGAAAAGTCGAAAAATCAATCATGAATTGCCGATAAACGCCGATAGAAGCGACTTATACGAAAGGCTTATGGTTACCATAACTCACAGAACTCAGCATTTGCTGCCTTCAACTTGATTCTGCACAACATATTTAAATACAACTCTTGTGGGAGAGGGCAAAGATGCTCTTCCAAATTGTGCAAATTGAATGCTCAACAGCTGACATACAAGAATGAAGGCGGGGTGTATCAACGGTTATGTTTGATAATAAAAAAGACTTTAATGCAGAAATTGCATCGAATCGATACGTATTTTCCAACTTTATCTAAAAAACGTAACAATTTATACGATTTTAACTATAATCTCACCTTAACCTGATGAGTATCAAAATCGTTACATAAACAGTAACCAAACCTGCTTGACAAATTCCCGAAATGTCCAAGAATACAACCGGTTCCCAACTAACTACAATTTGAGTTCACTCGATACACTTGCATCTTGCTGATGAGTCACCTGGGAAGACTCTTGAGTACAAGAAATTAGCCACAAACAGATATACATACGTGTTAAATCACTAAACTTTGTAGACCCAGTAATCAAAAGATATTGGGCAAATAGCGTCCAAAGTTTTGACTGGATTAACCATAAGCAATGAGAGTCAGTTCATGACAGATACAGTAACTACTACCAAAACCAACCTGAATAAGTTTGAGAAACTCAAAGCCGAGAAAGATGGTCTGGCTGTCAAAGCAGAAATAGAAAAATTTGCGGCTCTCGGTTGGGAAGCAATGGACGTAAACGATCGCGATCATCGCCTCAAGTGGCTAGGTGTATTCTTTCGCCCAGTCACCCCAGGTAAGTTTATGATGCGAATGCGGATACCTAACGGTGTTCTCACTAGCGATCAGTTGCGTGTTTTAGCGGCAGTATTACAGCGTTACGGAGATGATGGTAGTGCTGATATTACTACCAGACAGAATATTCAACTGCGGGGGATCAGAATTGAAGACTTACCAGATATCTTTCAAAAACTGGACTCAGTTGGTTTAACCAGCATTCAATCAGGAATGGATAACGTTCGTAATATCACTGGTGATCCTGTGGCTGGTTTAGATGCGGATGAGTTATTCGACACCAGAGAATTAGTGCAGCAAGTTCAAGATATGCTGACTAATCAAGGACAAGGAAACCCAGAGTTTAGCAACTTACCACGGAAATTTAATATTGCGATCGCCGGAGGTCGTGATAATTCAGTTCATGCAGAAATTAACGATTTAGCCTTTGTTCCAGCTTTTCAAGAGGGGAGTGGGGAATCGGGAGTGGGGAGTAGTGAATCTCAAAAAGTCTTCGGCTTTAACATCCTTGTCGGTGGCTTTTTCTCAGCCAAACGCTGTGAGGCGGCGATTCCTCTCAATGCTTGGGTGTCTCCAGAGGATGTAGTAGCTGTATCTAGAGCAGTTTTAGAAGTTTATCGTGACAACGGCTTACGCGCTAACCGCCTCAAGTCTCGCTTAATGTGGCTACTTGATGAATGGGGTGTCGAAAAATTTCGTTCAGAAGTAGAAACGCTTTTAGGTAAAACACTGTTACCCGCAGCCGCTAAAGACGAGATTGACTGGGAAAAACGCGACCATATTGGGGTATATAAACAGAAACAACCAGGATTAAACTACGTAGGTTTAAATATTCCTGTGGGTCGGCTATATGCCCAAGATATGTTTGAAGTTGCCAACTTAGCAGAGGTTTACGCCAGTGGTGAAGTTCGGTTGACAGTTGAGCAAAACGTGATCATCCCCAATATTCCCGACTCGCGTTTAGCAACATTTTTAACAGAGCCGCTACTACAGAGATTTCCAGTTAACCCAGATATGTTAACGCGATCGCTTGTTTCTTGTACAGGCGCACAGTTTTGTAACTTTGCCCTCATCGAAACCAAAAACCGCGCCTTGGAAATGGCTGAAGCCTTAGCAGCCGAGTTAACCCTGACTCGTCCCGTGCGAATTC
The Nodularia sp. LEGE 06071 genome window above contains:
- a CDS encoding ferredoxin--nitrite reductase; protein product: MTDTVTTTKTNLNKFEKLKAEKDGLAVKAEIEKFAALGWEAMDVNDRDHRLKWLGVFFRPVTPGKFMMRMRIPNGVLTSDQLRVLAAVLQRYGDDGSADITTRQNIQLRGIRIEDLPDIFQKLDSVGLTSIQSGMDNVRNITGDPVAGLDADELFDTRELVQQVQDMLTNQGQGNPEFSNLPRKFNIAIAGGRDNSVHAEINDLAFVPAFQEGSGESGVGSSESQKVFGFNILVGGFFSAKRCEAAIPLNAWVSPEDVVAVSRAVLEVYRDNGLRANRLKSRLMWLLDEWGVEKFRSEVETLLGKTLLPAAAKDEIDWEKRDHIGVYKQKQPGLNYVGLNIPVGRLYAQDMFEVANLAEVYASGEVRLTVEQNVIIPNIPDSRLATFLTEPLLQRFPVNPDMLTRSLVSCTGAQFCNFALIETKNRALEMAEALAAELTLTRPVRIHWTGCPNSCGQPQVADIGLMGTKARKNGKAVEGVDIYMGGTVGKDAHLGNCVQKGIPCEDLQPVLRDLLIQHFGAEPNNS